The nucleotide window CCAGAAAAAATTAAAAAAAACGTTGGTAATATTCCAAATTTAAAATTTGAAGAAGTAAAATCCATTCCTCATTGGCACGGCACGATAAAAATTTCAAGAAATTGAAAAATCCGCCATCGGGCGGATTTTTCATATACTTGTGATAATTTGCGTAAAGGATTATGCACGCTACTCTGATTATCTTATTGTGATTGCTGAAGTACTACCTTCACATCTTTTTCATCACCCTTAGAGAGAATACGAAGTGTAATCGTGTCTCCGATTTTGTATTGCTGGATAAGGTTTACAAGGCTATGATCAACATCAACTTTTTCTCCGTTTATCTCTAGAATAATATCGTTTTCAACAATTCCTGCTTTATCTGCCGGCGATCCTGGCACAACAGCAACTTGTCCAAGGCCATTACCCCGAATTACGAGTGCCCCATAATCAACGGACAAATTATTCTGTTGTGCAATATCTTTGGTAATTTGAATATATCTTACTCCAAGATACGGACGAACAATTTTTCCGGTAGCCTTGATGCTGTCGATAGCCGTTTTTGCTACATTGATCGGAATAGCAAAACCGATTCCTTGTGCATTTGATGCTACCGCCGTATTTATTCCGATAACCTGGCCAGCCAAATTGACTAACGGCCCACCAGAATTTCCGGGGTTAATCGCGGCATCGGTTTGTAAAAGCCCGGTTAAATCTTCAGATGTCGTTCCCGTGGAATCTGATGCCTGAACTGATCGATTTACTCCCGAAATTACCCCTTGGGTAACAGTATTCTGATATTGCCCCAGAGCATTTCCTACCGCTACAACCCATTGCCCAACAACCAATTGGTCCGAGTCGCCAAGTTCCACTACCGGCAAATTATTAGCGTCGATTTTGACTACAGCCAAATCCTGCGTAGGATCGAGTGATTGAACTGTTGCGTCAAATGATCTACCATCGGCCAGAACAACGGTGTATTGGGTATTGGTATCAGAAACGACATGCTTATTAGTGAGAATCAATCCGTCATTCGTGATGATGAAGCCCGTTCCGGCGCCCTGTGATTGAACAGTTTGGCCAAATAAATTCTGATAAGTTGATTTAGATACGATTGAAACCACCGAAGGAGAGACCTTTTTGCTCGCATCGATCACCGCATTGGATTCCTGTAGTACTAATTTCTGGGTGGTGGTTGTTCCAATTGATAGATTGCCAACATTTTTTACCCCAAGCTTGTTGGCGATTGCGCCATTGTTTGTAAATAATACAACGATTGCAAACATGCCTCCTATTATTCCCAAAACAAACGCTGTGATTACAACAAATACTGATAAAACAAGGGCCTTGCTTTTTCTTTTGGGTGTAACACTTGGCATTTCCGGGCTACCAAAATTGCTATCTTCTATTTTTATTTCTTGAGGAGACATCAATCCTCCATACTTAATTCTATATACAAACTAAAATTATACTTTAGATATTCAGTAAGTTCAATGTACGATTAAATTCTACCCCTAATATACTGAGAATTCCCTTAAAAAATTAAGAGCTTTTGCGAATAAAATTTTTAAGCTTTAACTCATCATCTTTAAGCTCACGCTCTAGTACCACCCAGCCATTTTTATCCAGATTCACATTTGGCACGATATGCAACTTTCCGTCATCTGCAACAATCCGGACCTTTCTTATGTCAACTTTTTGAATCACGCCTTCGACATCACCGGTCTTAACCCTGAATCCAACCTCAAAATCTTCATCTTTAGCTAAAAAGACGCCGGAAATAATATCCGAAGTCAAGGTTGTGGCACCATTCGCCAAAGCTAAACCAAGAACTAGAAGCGATCCTGAGATGGTGATTGCGATTGAAGTAAAACCAAGCGCTCTTGCCATTTCTCCAAATAATAATACCCAGAATATAATTGTTAGCATCGAAATAATTATTCCGGATAATGCTTTTGGCACCTTAGTATATTTCAAAGTGTTTTTTAAAACCGAAAGCACAATGCGTATAATTATGTAACCTATTACCAAGCCAAGCACTACAAAAGGAAGCTTGGGCAGATAATTCAAGATGGGATCCCAAAATCTCGTAACGATATAATTCATTTGCTCTCCAATCTCTCAGTAATTAATTTATTTATGATCTGCGGATTGGCTTTTCCACCCATTTCGCGCATAACAAGACCAACAAAAAAACCTA belongs to Patescibacteria group bacterium and includes:
- a CDS encoding mechanosensitive ion channel domain-containing protein → MNYIVTRFWDPILNYLPKLPFVVLGLVIGYIIIRIVLSVLKNTLKYTKVPKALSGIIISMLTIIFWVLLFGEMARALGFTSIAITISGSLLVLGLALANGATTLTSDIISGVFLAKDEDFEVGFRVKTGDVEGVIQKVDIRKVRIVADDGKLHIVPNVNLDKNGWVVLERELKDDELKLKNFIRKSS
- a CDS encoding trypsin-like peptidase domain-containing protein, which translates into the protein MSPQEIKIEDSNFGSPEMPSVTPKRKSKALVLSVFVVITAFVLGIIGGMFAIVVLFTNNGAIANKLGVKNVGNLSIGTTTTQKLVLQESNAVIDASKKVSPSVVSIVSKSTYQNLFGQTVQSQGAGTGFIITNDGLILTNKHVVSDTNTQYTVVLADGRSFDATVQSLDPTQDLAVVKIDANNLPVVELGDSDQLVVGQWVVAVGNALGQYQNTVTQGVISGVNRSVQASDSTGTTSEDLTGLLQTDAAINPGNSGGPLVNLAGQVIGINTAVASNAQGIGFAIPINVAKTAIDSIKATGKIVRPYLGVRYIQITKDIAQQNNLSVDYGALVIRGNGLGQVAVVPGSPADKAGIVENDIILEINGEKVDVDHSLVNLIQQYKIGDTITLRILSKGDEKDVKVVLQQSQ